A stretch of the Raphanus sativus cultivar WK10039 unplaced genomic scaffold, ASM80110v3 Scaffold2405, whole genome shotgun sequence genome encodes the following:
- the LOC130505592 gene encoding uncharacterized protein LOC130505592: protein MDLEADIRALQLDSAEENNGVVVSEDHHPDGVEKLDKAEEDLKDNLQESAPVPVEQQATEDHDQEMLLPVHNPAKAKEKAAQEKAAKEEAEEEAEANKKRHLNCVFIGHVDAGKSTIGGQILFLSGQVDDRQIQKYEKEAKDKSRESWYMAYIMDTNEEERAKGKTVEVEGSF from the exons ATGG ATCTTGAGGCTGACATCCGGGCATTACAGCTTGATTCGGCAG AAGAAAACAACGGAGTTGTCGTTTCTGAAGATCATCACCCAGATGGAGTTGAGAAATTGGATAAAGCAGAAGAAG accTGAAAGATAATTTGCAAGAATCAGCTCCAGTACCTGTTGAGCAACAAG CTACTGAGGATCATGATCAGGAAATGCTCCTTCCAGTGCATAACCCAGCGAAAG cTAAAGAGAAGGCAGCCCAAGAGAAGGCTGCGAAAGAGGAAGCGGAAGAAGAGGCAGAAGCAAACAAAAAGCGACACTTGAATTGTGTCTTTATTGGTCATGTTG ATGCAGGAAAGTCTACAATTGGAGGACAGATTCTCTTTCTCAGCGGTCAGGTGGACGACCGACAAATCCAGAAGTATGAGAAGGAAGCAAAAGACAAAAGTAGAGAAAGTTG GTATATGGCATATATAATGGATACAAATGAAGAAGAGAGGGCCAAG GGTAAAACAGTTGAAGTTGAAGGCTCATTTTGA